The nucleotide sequence CACAGAAATCACCACTTATGGGAAAATTTGAGGTGATTAAAAAGTTATATAACATATATATGTTCGAAAACCgatttgtttgaaaaccgaaactatatgtCCCATAAGACATAATGtaaactagatgaatccgttcctacgtaccagataaatgtccatttacatgcctacagttatattaatatgcaactacgtgtatctaaacaacagataactcataaaagtgtaaatagtgcaaaaagcaaaagcataataaaagttcatttaacaccattctgtatcatttacacacCGGTTTGGCCGCGGTGTCgggagggacagacggaaggTCGTTCAAACTTAACCTACTCGgctagactccgccttcgtccGGGTTttttcggttcgcctcggctcctctCGTGTGTTTGAATTCCGAAAATCTGTTCGCCTTCCGAGGTGTTTTagtctacatttttttttgttcgagatccgaggttccactgtaggAGTGAAAAGGAAGCTGTGGCAGCAGCTCATCTGCTGGTTCATCGCCGGAGCCCCTTTTTCCTCTGAGGCCTGGCAGGCTGATGAGTCAAACTCAGCCTTTGATGTATCCAACCTGGGCTCAAGGCTGCCATTGTTGGACACCCCACCTGGATGGAAACCTGAGCACTGACCGAAAACTCCTGGGCAGAGGAGCAGGGGTCTCAGGAACGACCCCGGTTTTCTGTGGCACAGTTTGTTGTGTGGTTTGAAGATTAACCCTTTACCTTAAGATCATTGAAATCATTCTACATCTAACTTTACATGACACGACGCGTTTCACATGTTTCAGATGTATGTGTAACCAATTCAATAATATCTGTTAGCATGTGCACTTTGTGATCTTTGTCACATGTTCATGAGTATCTTGACTAGTTTGGTGGATATCTGTGTGGGTGGAGGCTACAGAGATCTCTTGTGTTTCAGATCCAGAATCCAGTCAGCCTCTCTTTCACTGGTCattatgtgcccccccccccccctcctcctcccgacATTTGGACTGAAACCAATTCCGTGACCTTGCTAAGTCCCGGTCTTCCtgttttcagtttcagttcatTGTGGACTTTCACTTCCATGGCAGTAGAAATATTGTGATTGAACAATTCGGGATGTTAAAGACGGTTTAAACTGAAACTGAATCTCATAAGTATCTGTAATTGGAAATGCCTAGTGGGAGAttttggagaaagaaagaattccCCTCGTCTTGCCACAGCGCGCCTTAACAAAAGAAGGCGAAGCGTTCATTTCCTGCCAGCTGCTTACATTTATGTGAGCTCTAACACATTGAATCTAATATATTTAATcagcacatttacacacacatttcagataAGAAAGCAGGTGTATTCTCAGTGTGCATGCGCAGGAGTGAAAGTGGAAATGATCCAATTGTAGATTTCTAACTCAGTCAACTCTTAAGTTAAGTGAGACCTAACAGATCCATCGTTCGATTGATCGGTGGCCTTGCCCTGCTGTATTGCAGCTGCTGCTATAGAAGCATTATTGAAGGAATAGTGCAGGTAAACCCAACGCAGCTCGCTGTGGCACCCTGCTGATGTCAGTGTTTGTGCTCAGGTCTCACTGCAGGGCCGCTCGGGGAGGCAGGACAGACCTCTGAACATGAACCACTACGCGAATAAGAAGAGCGccgcagagagcatgctggatGTCGCCCTGCTGATGGCAAACGCCTCGCAGCTGAAGGTGGTGCTGGAGCAAGGAACGGCAATCTCCTTCTATGTGCCCCTCGTCACTCTGATTAGCGTCTCCCTCATCCTGCAGATAATGGTGGGAACGCTGCTCATCTTCATAGGTATGTGGGGGGAGTTGGTCTCCTTATTTCTATTTGGCAACCCTCATGAGTGTTTCTCTGAAATTCACTTTCTTCCTCCGCCGCCCGTCTCTGTTCCGACTTAGAAGACGTCACTACTCGACCGTATCAGTGGTGAAGTTTGACCCAAACCACCAAGGCCACACGCAAACAGAAAACGCTGCAACTACTTCCCTATGGCCGACCAGCCTGACATAGTGGTGGTGGATAAACATCAGAAGTAGTAGTGATGTAGCACCGTAGTGATGTagcaccccaccccccacccacacacactggtttACAACCACTGTCGCAAATTGACACACATCACTGCTCAAGCTCAAAAtctttttcacacgtttttTTTCGTGCACATACATCTCAGTGCACGTTCCTTCTCATTCTAAATTGTACAGGAGCGGCAGACTGAGCAACCCGCATGGTAGGGACAGTGTCTCTTCCCTCCTGTGTCCTTATCTTGCCCTCGCAGGGAGAACTACTGTGATAGAGAGCTGGCTttagaagcagcaggaagcatctCTGCCGTCACGGGAGATTTGCCAGTACGAATATGACCCATGAAAACCACGAACTTCCCCTCCGTCTGAGAAACGTTCCCTTCCCATGTAAAGTCCTAACAGAAATAACTACTTATGAATTTGCCTGCGGGCCGTGGCGCCAGAGGTGGTTCATGTTGTTCCACAGTGCTCAGTAGTGATTACTTCACTCCACATCAGGTCAAGGACGTGCGTGTTTCTCTTTAGCTGGGAAAGGACGTTCCTTCTGTTGACAAAGCGGATTCTGTGTttcctttttctgacagttaaGTGGGACCTGAACGATCAAAGCAAACACTACAAGCTGAATATCATGGAGAACATCAGCACGGCCTTCGTCTTCATCATAGTCGTGGTCAATGTCTTCATCACGGCCTTTGGCGTCCAGCGGCCCAACTCAAACTAATGACGATGACTCGCCACGCCTGCTGATCTACAGACGggatatttattcatttgacataaataaatgacatggaGTTGCATATTTTATAATTCAGCAAGGGCTTGTCACCTGAGAATGAGCTGGCATtcgtacacgtgtgtgtgtgtgtgtgtgtcagacggCTCGTCTGAACATGGCGATGGATAAACGCATGGTCcatctttattttgttcagCAGTTGCCTTTTAAATAAGCGCTCAGGTTACTGATGAAGTTTAATTTGTTGACCAGAACTCTTGCATGCCATGCATTTGTAATCCATCTTGGCTGATTGGGCcctgatggaaaaacaaatacttttataCAGCTTTTACGTTgaggaatattttctgtttacaGTCATAAACATTAACGGGGTCATGAAGTGGACTTtacatgctttttatttttttttaaagtgcgaTGCACAATCTATTTTGTAATGTTTAAACTGGTGCATATCAATGTCCACACGTGTGGTGGATTGAACTATATCAATCATGTAGTTAATCTTCAGCTTCTTTTTAAACTCCATTCACTTTTTAAAAGGACCAAAGTTTTCATACAATTCTGGGATTACACACTGTGACTActattttaaacaaaatgtataaataaaactaCTGATGTGGTACAATGTGTTTATTGTCATGTTCTCAGTATGGATACAAAGATAAAAGTCCCTTCTCAGCATAAGGTATTTTTATACAATAATAGTACACAGAATATGAGTACACAATAATTGATCAACTTCAGAAAGTTAATCACAATTTGTTGTAGAATtaaatgataaaacattttaccAAGTCTTTCAAGAtgcatacatgtgtatataaaTGTGTAGTTTAACTAGACAAGCATCACAAGAGGATATAAAATCTATAGCTTTGtgatttttatacatttaaaggTACTTTTTCCTCTAACTTTCACAAGCTTTACGTGAGTCGTTTGACCAAGCTGCATTTTCCAGGCCAAGGAGGACAGAAATCCAGCCTGCCCAACCCAAAGAGGAAGCGTCCTGGCACGCTGCGCTTCCGGTCTGTGACTCGTTAGGGTAGACCACGTGGTTCGAGGCCCGTCGCTCTGACGCGGGGCACGATGAGGAAATACATGTTCGCCAAAAAACTTGGTTAGAGATGCCACGAAGTAGGTGGCAGTGCCTTAACCATTTGTGTGTTGAAGACCACTGGGGTCTCTTCCATCCTTGTCAAGGGGAGTGCTAACCTTCTCTCCTTTCATACAACACGACCAAAGCACTGTGAACCGACCGGATAAATAACCAGCGCGACGCGGGGGTGGTTTCAGTCCTGGTGCGGGCTTCTGGTTGAATAACATAATTATTAAACTTTTGAGGGCTTCGTTTAAGGGAGACGTTTAGCATAACACTATCATTTTTCATGCATGCATGAAAACGTTCGATATTTCTGAGTTTTAATCTTACCCATAGTGCACTGCGCGGGTAGCGCGGTCCCTCATTGGTGGAAGCAATCATGTGATTGCTACACTACATGAAATCGGCAATTTTATTATTAACCGGATAATGCGACTCGATATTTATGACCTAACACACAACGCATGTGTATTTATTGCCCAAATATGAGCTGCAGTATTTTGAGATGTTTTTATGACGCCAGTACAAACCACAGAACGCTTGGttgtttccttttgtttacCTGAAGAGGGCGCTCCTACTACTTAAAGCTTTTTTtgtcactggttttgttttagatGGCATGAATGTGTATTGTTCTATTTTTATTAACAGAAGTGGCAATGAATGGATACTTATTTATTAGGCATACAAATGTATATGACATAATACACTGCAAACAAATACATGAGGTCCTGCCTAAAAATAAAAGGTTGAAAACAGTATGTGTCTACATGCAAACAGGGATGAACTACTCAAGATGCTCTGCCACAGGTGCGTTTCACTGAAGAGAGACAGTTGAAGTTATTTGATTCGTCCTTGTTGATTACAATTTAACTGAGAAAATGCtcagttttcaaaataaaaaataaaaaacatcacaaaatgttttcaatcCTCAAAATATAACAAGGAACATCTCCActttttaataaatatgttgTTTGAAACAAAAGGCAACAGAAAAACTAAATCCTATACTCACCTTATTCCTGGCATGGGATAATACAATTCAGGCATTGCTTTGTGCATTTAAATTTGATTAATTGTATAGttatagtatttatttataaatgaaatgaaagttaatgtgaaaatgtaggCTGATCATTGTTTAAAAGCCATCTCTTGGTGGTTTACCTCCGCTCGCAATTTCCCTCAGTGTTTTAACTGGGTTCAATAAGGTGCTCATCATCACTTAAGTGTATTGCAtcccttttaaaaaaaaaaaggctaaataaAATTTAAGGAAATAAGGGCAAAGTATCAGACATACTAGCTCTTTCATTTTGGATTCTGAGGAAAATGTTATATACATACAATTTGTACAAATTAGTAATCAAATATTCTAATGTTGTGCTGTGCTGAAAAGTAGCATTGATGCTAACAGTACTGTTGACATGCTTGGTGTGAGTCACCCCTTATTAAGGAGACTTTCGTCTGTGTACCGGATGAGGAGCTCCTGAGCTTTTCTTTTCAAACCCAGGGCAGCCATTCCGAGGGCACGGCTTCCACCCGTCAGTTTATTCTCTGAAGAACAAAGACCCTTTCTTAGTGATATCaattcaaaataataaaataaaactatcgTTCTAAATCACGCAAAGGCCAAACAGAcggcatatgatgacctgtatgccaggttagatagtaaagagggagtaaagagagagacagcgatGAATAGAGACggcagaattattatttttaaaaattcatgaaggaggaaaatgaaacaaaggaatggaggagaagtgtgctggtgcccattttcaagaagaagggaggcaTAAAGAAGGGTGGAAACTGTAGGGGGATAAAGCTAATGAGTCACAGAATGAAGTTACAGGAAAAGGTAGTTGAGGCTAGCCTAAGGCCAGAAGtcagtatttgtgagcagcagtatggctttatgctgaggaagcttaccacagatgcaatgtttgcattgaggctggcgatggagagagggaggaactctctctctctctctttgtgtatatatacattAGTTAGTGAATATTTAAATAGGTAACCTTAACAGAAACAAAGAGCTACAAACCGCTGTAGTAATAGATTAGAGCCATCCCCACTGCGATGCTGAAGCAGCCCAGAAAGAAGAGTGGCCCTGCAGGCAGCAAAACATCATCTATTAGCTGAGCTTGTCTGCGCTAAATAATAACGACATAAGTTTATCCGAGAGGAAATGTCAGCTGCCTTCCTCTTTACATATTTAGTCTTTACTATTATATCATACTGTTATTGGTTACTTTGTGATTTTGCTGCCTTGACATTTGATACACAGACATGCACGTTTTCAAAGCAGCATCTTACCTTTGTCATTCATAACATATTTCTGATGGTAGAGATGTCGGTATTTGAGTGGATCTATGTTGTCTGGAAACAGAACATACATACTGTATTTTATTACGTGGAAAAAGCATATACAGGAATATCATTTCATCTTTTCTATCCAAACAACGCAGAATATTGGAATGAGATCGCACGTGGTACAAAGAAGCAGTGTTGGGGAACTAACCTCTGAGGCGGAGCCGTGTGGGCAAACTGTAGTATACCTCTTCTACGTGCAGGTGGAGAGCTCTGTAAAACTCCCTGCAcgcttcctctccttccccctGCAGGTGCACCAAGAGCTCACCGACCCGAACGCTGGTAGGCACATCCAGATTTCGGAACTGGAGAAGAGCAACATTTCTTCTTTAGCAGGGACCTTGTCATATTATCAACATAATTTCTTTTAAACAGTTTCATATCAACAGTATCCTTTCGGAACTGGAAGATTCACGGAGCACCTTCCGAATGGTTGTAAAGATAATATTACAAGGAGTGATTAAACAACTAAAATTTCTCAAGTATTGTATATGTATATAAGTATTGCATTCTGTAtacaacacattttaaataaatgcttttaggGTATTTGTTCTTTTCTCAAGAATTTTAATTAGTCAAATTCATGTGGGTAAAGGCCACGCCTTTTACTCTACTACTTGTACCTCACAGcaatatattgtgtgtgttttttttaatcagaatttataatatatatataaaatatataatttgaatAGTGGATTCTTTCACAAGGATAAGTTATGCGTGATGCTGCAATCAGAACTCTATGACGCCCATTCTATTCCACCATGCAACCCAGACGGTGACGTTACTTTAGTGGCCTCCGCGTCCGAGAGGATCTGCGGGTAG is from Brachionichthys hirsutus isolate HB-005 chromosome 8, CSIRO-AGI_Bhir_v1, whole genome shotgun sequence and encodes:
- the ninj1 gene encoding ninjurin-1, producing the protein MASENLEMNGDADRNGDAEVSLQGRSGRQDRPLNMNHYANKKSAAESMLDVALLMANASQLKVVLEQGTAISFYVPLVTLISVSLILQIMVGTLLIFIVKWDLNDQSKHYKLNIMENISTAFVFIIVVVNVFITAFGVQRPNSN
- the card19 gene encoding caspase recruitment domain-containing protein 19, giving the protein MGDSFHDHLREDSGFLGADPRLDTELLDKVILQLNRIYPQILSDAEATKFRNLDVPTSVRVGELLVHLQGEGEEACREFYRALHLHVEEVYYSLPTRLRLRDNIDPLKYRHLYHQKYVMNDKGPLFFLGCFSIAVGMALIYYYSENKLTGGSRALGMAALGLKRKAQELLIRYTDESLLNKG